The genomic region TAATTGAACCCCAATGAAAACCTGTCCGATGGCATGGAAATCAGCCAGTCGTTTATCGTTTTATTGTACGCCCTTAGCAAAGATGCCTTTCCTATGATGTCCAGTTTCTGTACAGGCTTGTAATTGATTAATAAATCCGTTCCCGTGAGATAGGCATCAGCCTGTTGATAGACGAATTTGGGAAATGCACCTGCAATGGTCAATACAGGCTCTCCCGGGCGGGGCTGTAAATAGATAAAGTTGTTGATGGAATTGTAGAATACAGACCAGTCTATATTTACTGATTTTTCTTCATTGCTATATGAAAGCCCCAAGACCGTGTTTACAGCCTGCTCTATTTTCAGGTTTACGTCCCCAAGTTCATAGGTGGCAGTACCTTGATGTATGCCGTCAATGAGCAGTTCGTTAACGTGGGGAGCCCTATTGGCAAGGCTGACCATTCCGTTTATCCTGATATGGTCTGAAAGATGGTAGATGGTATTGAATGATGCCCCGATTGTTGAAAAATCAAAGTCATGCTCCACAGGCTGGTTATTGTAAGGGTATCGTACCGTACTGATTTGCTTAAAATCATACCTGATACCGCCCTGAAGCTCCCATTTGTTCTTCTTCCA from Sphingobacterium sp. BN32 harbors:
- a CDS encoding TonB-dependent receptor gives rise to the protein MTLNVSTISEEISWEHPTFKNFNGSIGISAMQQDNTYKGRYLIPAYNSQTYGAYWIEKWKKNKWELQGGIRYDFKQISTVRYPYNNQPVEHDFDFSTIGASFNTIYHLSDHIRINGMVSLANRAPHVNELLIDGIHQGTATYELGDVNLKIEQAVNTVLGLSYSNEEKSVNIDWSVFYNSINNFIYLQPRPGEPVLTIAGAFPKFVYQQADAYLTGTDLLINYKPVQKLDIIGKASLLRAYNKTINDWLISMPSDRFSLGFNYELPDIRSFQKSYIGMEIPLVLKQTRVPDENIHGQQDYKLPPDGYLLTNISAGTVVSVLGRSLNINLAVSNLFNTRYRNYLNSFRYFTDEMGRNISVRLKYVF